From the genome of Agromyces intestinalis:
AGCAGCTCTCGAGCGTCGAGACGCTGGGCTCGGCATCCGTCATCTGCACCGACAAGACCGGAACGCTCACCACCAACCAGATGACGATCGAGCGGATCGTGACCGCGAGCGGCACCGTCGACCTGAGCGGCGCCGGCTACGCGCCGATCGGCCGGGCTGCCGTCGACGGCCGCCCCCTCGAACCGGGCGCGCTGCGCACCGAGGCGCAGATCGTGCTCGGTGCCGGCGCGCTCGCCAATGACGCGCAACTCGCCGAGCACGACGGCGTTTGGGAGATCGAGGGCGACCCCACCGAGGCCGCGTTCCTCGTCGCCGCGCACAAGCTCGCGGGCATCGTCGAGGCGACCGCTCAGTACGGACGCATCGGCGACGTGCCGTTCACCTCCGAGCGCAAGATGATGTCAACCGTGCACCGCCGGGCCGACGGCAGCACGGTCGTGCTGTCGAAGGGCGCACCCGACGTGCTGCTCGAGCGGTGCACCCGTGTGCGGGTCGGCGACGACGTGGTGCCGCTCGACGGCGCGCGGCGCGCGGCCGCCCTCGCCGACATCGAGGCGCTCTCGCAGGCCGCATACCGCACGCTCGGCGTCGCGTATCGCGAGGCGCCCGAGTTCGGCTCGCTCGACCAGGGCGGTGACGTGGCAGATCCCGACGAATCGCACGAACGCGACCTCGTCTACGCGGGCGCCGTCGGCATCATCGACCCGCCCCGCCCCGAGGTGCCGCCCGCGATCGCCGAGGCGCACCGCGCCGGCGTGCGGGTCATCATGATCACGGGCGACCACCCGGCGACGGCGGCGCGTATCGCCGCCGACCTGGGCATCGTCGAACCGGGCCGCGCGACGGCGCTCACCGGCACCCAGCTCGACCAGCTCGACGACGCCGCGTTCGCACAGGCCGTGCGCGACATCTCGGTGTTCGCGCGGGTCGCCCCCGAGCACAAGCTGCGCATCGTCGACGCCCTGCAGGCCGACCGGCTGGTCGTCGCGATGACGGGCGACGGCGTGAACGACGCGCCCGCGCTGAAGTCGGCCGACATCGGCATCGCGATGGGCATCACCGGCACCGAGGTCACCAAGGAGGCGGCGAACATGGTGCTCGCCGACGACGACTTCGCGACCATCGTCGAGGCGGTGCGCGAGGGGCGGGTGATCTTCGACAACATCCGCAAGTTCCTGCGGTACCTGCTCTATTCGAACACCGGCGAGGTGCTCACGGTGTTCTTCGGCGTCGTGTTCGCGGGAGTACTGGGCCTTTCGGATGCCTCGACCGATTCGATCGTGCTGCCTCTGCTGGCCACGCAGATCCTGTGGATCAACCTGGTCACCGACTCGGCGCCCGCGCTCGCCATGGGTGTCGACCCCGAGATCGACGACGTGATGGCACGCCCGCCACGCGGACTGCACGAGCGGGCGATCGACGGCCGCATGTGGGCCGGCATCGTCACCACCGGCGTGACCTTGGCGGTCATCACGCTGCTCACGATCGACGTGTTCCTGGCGGGCGGAGTGATCCCCGGCGGCACGGATTCGGTCGACGTCGCGCGCACCGCCGGGTTCACGACGCTCGTGTTCGCGCAGCTCGCCGCGGCGTTCGTGGCCCGGTCGGCGACGTCGAGCGCGTTCCACGGGCTGTTCTCGAACCGGTGGCTGGTCGGGGCGTTCGTGCTCGGGGTGGTGCTGCAGGTGCTCGTCGTGTCGTGGCCGCCGCTGCAGGTCGCGTTCGGCACCGCGTCGCTGGACTGGCAGCACTGGGTGTGGTGCGCGGTCGCCGCGACCGCGGTGATCTGGGTCGACGAGATCCGCAAGGCGTTCGTGCGCGCATCGGATCGGCGGCGGGCTGCGAGCGGCGGCGGCAACGCCCGCGGTGGCGGTACCGGTGTCCGGGATGCCGGACGCGCGCTGGCGGACGGCGACGGCCCGCGGCATCCGTCGTCGATAGCGTGAACCGCATGGCCGAACTCGCGCATGATCCGAGCTGGCCGCGGGCGGGCGGTTGGGCTGATCTACGGCCGGATGCCTCGGGCTACGAGGCATCCGTCGATCTCGCGATCCTCGGGGTGCCCGCCTGGCGCACCTCGCTCTCGCCGACGGGCGCGCACGCGACGCCGGCGGCGATCCGAGAGGCGCTGCGGCGGTACAGCCCGGCGCTCGTCGGCGGCGGCGGCCTCGCGCCGATCGACCTGGATGCCGCATGCTCGTTCGCCGACGCCGGCGATGTCGACGAGCCCGACGGGCCCGAGGGGGAGGCGCGCACGCGGGCGGCGGTCTCGCGGGTGGTTTCGACGGCCCGAGTGCTGGTCGCCCTCGGCGGCGACAACTCGGTCACGGTGCCCGTCGCGACGGCCGGCGCGCAGGTCGCGGCCGGCTCGCTCGCCGACGCCGGACTCGTCACCCTCGACGCGCACCACGACCTGCGCGACGGAGTGTCGAACGGGTCGCCCGTGCGCCGGCTCGTCGAGGCCGGGCTCGACCCCGCACGCATCGTGCAGATCGGCATCGCCGACTTCGCGAACTCGGCGGCGTACGCGCGGCGCGCGCGCGACCTCGGCATCACGGTCGTGCACCGCGACGACCTGCACGGCCGGGCGCCGGCCGACGTGATGGCCGCGGCGCTCGCGATCGCCGGCTCCGCAGGCGGGCCGGTGCACCTCGACATCGATGTCGACGTGTGCGACCGATCGGTGGCGCCCGGATGCCCCGCCTCGGTGCCCGG
Proteins encoded in this window:
- a CDS encoding cation-translocating P-type ATPase, translating into MTDQGDPSITRSDPSLTDADEVARALAVDPATGLTTAEVARRLAEHGPNELRSTRTNPLWRRILAQFTDPLIILLLVAVVISVVAWIVEGAHGWPIDAVVIGAIIILNAVLGLVQEARAEQAVAALSVMTRAQSTVLRDGELHTVASAELVPGDILVLGEGDQVGADGRLLRASALRIAEASLTGESEAVEKSAATLTAQVPLGDRLDMVYKGTAVARGTGRAVVTETGMTTEMGAIATMLDETREEPTPLQQEVSRIGRVLGRVVIVIALVVMLALALIEGINSPSDFVTILLLGVSLAVAAVPEGLPAILSVVLALGVQRMAKRNAVVKQLSSVETLGSASVICTDKTGTLTTNQMTIERIVTASGTVDLSGAGYAPIGRAAVDGRPLEPGALRTEAQIVLGAGALANDAQLAEHDGVWEIEGDPTEAAFLVAAHKLAGIVEATAQYGRIGDVPFTSERKMMSTVHRRADGSTVVLSKGAPDVLLERCTRVRVGDDVVPLDGARRAAALADIEALSQAAYRTLGVAYREAPEFGSLDQGGDVADPDESHERDLVYAGAVGIIDPPRPEVPPAIAEAHRAGVRVIMITGDHPATAARIAADLGIVEPGRATALTGTQLDQLDDAAFAQAVRDISVFARVAPEHKLRIVDALQADRLVVAMTGDGVNDAPALKSADIGIAMGITGTEVTKEAANMVLADDDFATIVEAVREGRVIFDNIRKFLRYLLYSNTGEVLTVFFGVVFAGVLGLSDASTDSIVLPLLATQILWINLVTDSAPALAMGVDPEIDDVMARPPRGLHERAIDGRMWAGIVTTGVTLAVITLLTIDVFLAGGVIPGGTDSVDVARTAGFTTLVFAQLAAAFVARSATSSAFHGLFSNRWLVGAFVLGVVLQVLVVSWPPLQVAFGTASLDWQHWVWCAVAATAVIWVDEIRKAFVRASDRRRAASGGGNARGGGTGVRDAGRALADGDGPRHPSSIA
- a CDS encoding arginase family protein, whose translation is MAELAHDPSWPRAGGWADLRPDASGYEASVDLAILGVPAWRTSLSPTGAHATPAAIREALRRYSPALVGGGGLAPIDLDAACSFADAGDVDEPDGPEGEARTRAAVSRVVSTARVLVALGGDNSVTVPVATAGAQVAAGSLADAGLVTLDAHHDLRDGVSNGSPVRRLVEAGLDPARIVQIGIADFANSAAYARRARDLGITVVHRDDLHGRAPADVMAAALAIAGSAGGPVHLDIDVDVCDRSVAPGCPASVPGGLAAWELRALVRAAARDERVRTVDIAEVDATADAPDGRTVRLAALCVLEVAAGLAARPAASLE